The Sulfitobacter sp. SK011 genome has a window encoding:
- a CDS encoding DUF2244 domain-containing protein produces the protein MPYEWTSPPQAPRQQMRLWPHQSLPPRGFAAFILATFTLILIPTLPLLGTVLLWGLLPFTLLAVGGMYLALQKNHRARQIEEVLTLDDDTAHLTHTSPKGEVKEWDCNRYWAQVLKYEKGGPVPHYVTLRGHGREVEIGAFLSEDERKDLFEDLKRSLHR, from the coding sequence ATGCCCTACGAATGGACCAGCCCGCCACAGGCCCCCCGGCAACAGATGCGCCTGTGGCCCCATCAATCCCTGCCCCCGCGCGGGTTTGCCGCGTTCATTCTGGCGACCTTTACCCTGATCCTGATCCCCACATTGCCGCTGCTGGGGACCGTTTTGTTATGGGGTCTGTTGCCTTTCACGCTCTTGGCCGTGGGCGGCATGTATCTGGCCTTGCAGAAAAACCACCGTGCCCGCCAGATCGAGGAGGTGCTGACCCTGGATGATGACACCGCGCATCTGACCCACACCAGCCCCAAGGGCGAGGTCAAGGAATGGGATTGCAACCGCTATTGGGCGCAGGTGCTGAAGTACGAAAAAGGTGGCCCGGTGCCCCATTATGTGACTTTGCGCGGGCATGGTCGAGAGGTCGAAATCGGGGCTTTCCTCAGCGAGGATGAGCGTAAAGATCTGTTTGAAGACCTCAAACGCAGTTTACATCGCTAG
- a CDS encoding alpha-hydroxy acid oxidase, with protein sequence MDLHATYPALSDLRTRAKKRIPKFVWEYLDSATGTEATRHRNRAGLDRIGLMPSVLHGEFTPDLTTNFCGADLPLPFGIAPIGMSGLIWPDAEGHLARAAARAHIPYGLSTVAAQSPEDLAPHLGEHAWFQLYPPRDTDIRTDMLRRARDAGFKTLILTVDVPVASRRERQTRSGLTSPPKLTPRLLAQIAQRPAWAIGMAQRGMPHMRMLDKYSDARTAGLPPTAHIGYLLRTSPDWEYVTWLRDAWDGPFIIKGILRAEDATRLEKAGVDAIWVSNHAGRQFDAAPASIEALPEIRSATTLPIIFDSGVESGLDILRALALGADFVMLGRAFHMALAALGPKGIDHLIELLTKDLIANMGQLGATDLKTLPVPFDLHAHPAFPNGSISDPKR encoded by the coding sequence ATGGACCTGCACGCCACCTATCCCGCCCTGTCTGACCTGCGCACCCGCGCCAAGAAACGGATTCCCAAATTCGTCTGGGAATACCTCGACAGTGCAACCGGGACCGAAGCCACCAGACACCGCAACCGCGCGGGGCTTGACCGGATCGGTCTTATGCCATCGGTTTTACATGGGGAGTTCACCCCCGACCTGACGACCAATTTTTGCGGTGCTGACTTGCCCCTGCCCTTTGGCATCGCGCCCATCGGCATGTCCGGGCTGATCTGGCCGGACGCCGAAGGGCATCTCGCCCGTGCCGCCGCCCGCGCCCATATTCCCTATGGTCTGTCCACCGTCGCCGCACAAAGCCCCGAAGACCTCGCGCCGCATCTTGGTGAACATGCATGGTTCCAGCTTTATCCGCCGCGCGACACAGACATCCGCACCGATATGCTGCGCCGCGCGCGGGATGCGGGGTTCAAGACCCTGATCCTGACCGTTGATGTCCCTGTGGCCAGCCGCCGTGAACGCCAGACCCGGTCGGGCCTCACCAGCCCGCCCAAGCTGACCCCGCGCCTGTTGGCACAGATTGCCCAACGCCCCGCATGGGCCATCGGCATGGCGCAGCGGGGCATGCCGCATATGCGGATGCTGGACAAATACAGCGACGCCCGCACTGCCGGCCTACCCCCCACCGCACATATCGGATATCTGCTACGGACCTCGCCCGACTGGGAGTATGTGACATGGCTGCGCGATGCCTGGGACGGACCTTTCATAATCAAAGGAATCCTGCGCGCAGAAGACGCGACGCGATTGGAAAAAGCCGGTGTCGATGCAATCTGGGTCTCCAACCATGCAGGGCGCCAATTTGATGCGGCACCCGCCAGCATCGAAGCATTGCCAGAGATCCGCAGCGCCACCACGCTCCCGATCATCTTCGACAGCGGGGTTGAATCCGGTCTCGATATTCTGCGCGCCCTGGCACTAGGTGCAGATTTCGTCATGCTGGGCCGCGCCTTTCACATGGCATTGGCCGCCCTTGGCCCCAAGGGCATCGATCATCTCATTGAACTTCTCACCAAAGACCTGATCGCAAACATGGGCCAATTGGGTGCAACCGATCTCAAAACACTTCCCGTGCCTTTTGATCTGCACGCGCACCCAGCATTTCCAAATGGTTCCATTTCCGACCCAAAACGGTAA
- a CDS encoding pyruvate carboxylase has translation MTEFAKILIANRGEIAIRIMRAANEMGKKTVAVYAEEDKLGLHRFKADEAYRIGEGLGPVAAYLSIDEMIRVAKASGADAIHPGYGLLSENPEFVDACEHNGIAFIGPRAETMRALGDKASARRVAMAADVPVIPATEVLGDDMAAIKKEAGAVGYPLMLKASWGGGGRGMRPINNEKELPEKVMEGRREAEAAFGNGEGYLEKMIQRARHVEVQILGDKHGNIYHLFERDCSVQRRNQKVVERAPAPYLTEDQRAEICELGRKICAHVDYECAGTVEFLMDMDDNKFYFIEVNPRVQVEHTVTEEVTGIDIVRAQILIAEGKTLAEATGKTDQSQITLNGHALQTRVTTEDPLNNFIPDYGRITAYRSATGMGIRLDGGTAYAGGVITRYYDSLLTKVTAKAPTPEMAIARMDRALREFRVRGVSTNIAFVENLLKHPTFLNNEYTTKFIDQTPELFQFKKRRDRATKVLTYIADITVNGHPETKDHARPPAHVRDPKPPARRAEPQMGTRNLLEQKGPKAVAEWMGQQRQLLITDTTMRDGHQSLLATRMRSHDMIKVAPVYAANLPQLFSVECWGGATFDVAYRFLQECPWQRLRDLRASLPNVMTQMLLRASNGVGYTNYPDNVVQKFVATAANTGVDVFRVFDSLNWVENMRVAMDAVVEANKVCEGTICYTGDIFDPDRAKYDLKYYVAMGQDLKAAGAHVLGLKDMAGLLKPAQARVLIKALKSEVGLPIHFHTHDTAGSACATILAASDAGVDAVDCAMDAFSGNTSQATLGTVVESLRHTDRDTGLDMRAVREISDYWEEVRGQYAAFETGMQAPSSEVYLHEMPGGQFTNLKAQASSLGLDDRWPEVARTYADVNKMFGDIVKVTPSSKVVGDMALMMVSQGLTRAQVEDPDTDVSFPDSVIDMMRGNLGQPPGGFPDGIVKKVLKGEAPNLERPGKHLPAVDIEATRAELSKELEGMEIDDEDLCGYLMYPKVFLDYMGRHRIYGPVRTLPTPTFFYGMEPSEEISAEIDPGKTLEIRMQAASDTNEDGEVKVFFELNGQPRVIRTPNRLVKATTAKRPKAEAGNDNHIGAPMPGVVASVGALVGQKVRAGDLLLTIEAMKMETGIHAERDAVVKAVHVTAGAQIDAKDLLVELE, from the coding sequence ATGACCGAGTTCGCCAAAATCCTCATCGCCAACCGCGGCGAGATTGCCATTCGCATCATGCGGGCCGCCAATGAGATGGGCAAAAAGACGGTCGCGGTCTATGCCGAAGAGGACAAGCTGGGCCTGCACCGCTTTAAGGCCGATGAGGCCTACCGCATCGGCGAGGGGCTTGGACCGGTCGCGGCCTACCTCAGCATTGATGAAATGATCCGGGTGGCCAAGGCAAGTGGTGCGGATGCGATCCACCCCGGCTATGGCCTGCTGTCGGAAAACCCCGAATTCGTGGACGCCTGCGAACACAACGGCATCGCCTTCATTGGCCCGCGTGCGGAAACCATGCGCGCCCTTGGCGACAAGGCCAGCGCGCGGCGCGTGGCAATGGCCGCTGACGTGCCGGTGATCCCCGCAACAGAAGTGCTGGGCGACGACATGGCTGCGATCAAGAAAGAAGCCGGTGCCGTCGGCTATCCGCTGATGCTCAAGGCGTCATGGGGCGGTGGCGGGCGCGGCATGCGCCCGATCAACAACGAAAAAGAACTGCCCGAAAAGGTCATGGAAGGCCGCCGCGAGGCAGAGGCTGCCTTTGGCAATGGCGAGGGCTATCTTGAAAAGATGATCCAAAGAGCCCGCCATGTCGAAGTGCAGATTTTGGGCGATAAGCATGGCAACATCTATCATCTGTTTGAACGCGATTGTTCCGTTCAGCGCCGCAACCAGAAAGTCGTTGAACGCGCGCCCGCCCCTTATTTGACCGAAGACCAGCGCGCGGAAATCTGCGAGCTGGGCCGCAAAATCTGTGCCCATGTGGATTACGAATGCGCCGGGACCGTCGAGTTCCTGATGGATATGGACGATAACAAATTCTATTTCATCGAGGTGAACCCGCGGGTTCAGGTCGAACACACCGTCACCGAAGAAGTCACCGGCATCGACATCGTGCGCGCGCAAATCCTGATTGCCGAAGGCAAGACGCTGGCCGAGGCCACAGGCAAAACCGACCAATCCCAGATCACTCTCAACGGTCACGCCCTGCAAACCCGCGTCACCACCGAGGATCCGCTCAACAATTTCATCCCCGACTATGGCCGCATCACCGCCTATCGGTCCGCCACAGGCATGGGCATCAGGCTTGACGGCGGCACAGCCTACGCAGGCGGCGTGATCACGCGCTATTATGACAGTCTATTGACCAAAGTGACTGCCAAGGCCCCGACCCCCGAAATGGCCATCGCGCGGATGGACCGGGCATTGCGCGAATTCCGGGTGCGCGGTGTTTCGACCAACATCGCTTTTGTCGAGAACCTGCTGAAACATCCGACGTTCCTCAATAACGAATACACCACCAAATTCATCGACCAGACGCCAGAGCTTTTCCAGTTCAAGAAACGCCGCGACCGCGCCACCAAAGTCCTGACGTATATCGCGGATATTACTGTGAACGGCCATCCAGAGACCAAGGATCACGCCCGTCCACCTGCCCACGTCCGCGACCCCAAGCCACCAGCCCGCCGCGCAGAGCCGCAAATGGGCACCCGCAATCTTTTGGAGCAAAAAGGCCCAAAGGCTGTGGCCGAATGGATGGGCCAGCAGCGGCAATTGCTGATCACCGACACCACCATGCGTGACGGGCACCAGTCCTTGTTGGCCACCCGGATGCGCAGCCACGACATGATCAAGGTGGCCCCCGTCTATGCCGCCAATCTGCCACAGCTTTTCAGCGTCGAATGCTGGGGCGGTGCGACCTTTGATGTGGCTTACCGGTTCTTGCAGGAATGCCCCTGGCAGCGCCTGCGCGATCTGCGGGCGAGCCTGCCCAACGTCATGACCCAAATGCTGCTGCGCGCCTCAAACGGGGTGGGCTATACCAACTATCCCGACAATGTCGTGCAAAAATTTGTGGCAACTGCCGCCAACACCGGCGTCGATGTGTTCCGTGTCTTTGACAGCCTGAACTGGGTTGAAAACATGCGCGTGGCGATGGATGCGGTGGTTGAGGCGAACAAGGTCTGCGAAGGCACCATTTGTTATACCGGCGACATCTTTGACCCCGATCGTGCAAAATATGACCTGAAATATTATGTCGCCATGGGTCAGGATCTCAAGGCCGCAGGGGCGCATGTGCTGGGCCTCAAGGACATGGCAGGCTTGCTCAAACCTGCGCAGGCCCGTGTGCTGATCAAGGCGCTGAAATCCGAGGTCGGCCTGCCAATCCACTTCCACACCCACGACACCGCAGGCAGTGCATGTGCGACCATACTTGCGGCATCAGATGCAGGTGTTGATGCGGTCGATTGCGCAATGGATGCATTTAGCGGCAACACCTCTCAGGCGACACTGGGAACGGTTGTGGAATCGCTGCGCCACACGGACCGCGACACCGGGTTGGATATGCGTGCTGTGCGCGAAATCTCTGACTATTGGGAAGAGGTGCGGGGCCAATACGCGGCATTCGAGACTGGCATGCAGGCCCCGTCATCCGAAGTTTATCTGCACGAAATGCCCGGCGGTCAGTTCACCAACCTCAAGGCGCAGGCATCTTCGCTTGGCCTTGATGACCGCTGGCCAGAAGTCGCGCGCACCTATGCGGACGTGAACAAGATGTTTGGGGATATCGTCAAGGTCACGCCCTCCTCCAAGGTCGTGGGGGACATGGCGCTGATGATGGTGTCCCAGGGGTTGACCCGAGCGCAGGTTGAAGACCCTGACACCGACGTGTCGTTTCCCGATTCCGTTATCGACATGATGCGCGGCAATCTGGGCCAGCCTCCGGGCGGCTTTCCAGATGGCATCGTGAAGAAGGTTCTCAAGGGAGAAGCTCCGAACCTTGAACGCCCCGGTAAACACCTGCCCGCTGTCGATATCGAAGCAACCCGCGCAGAGTTGTCCAAAGAACTTGAAGGGATGGAAATCGACGACGAGGATCTGTGCGGCTATCTGATGTACCCCAAGGTCTTCCTTGATTACATGGGCCGCCACCGCATTTATGGCCCGGTGCGCACCTTGCCGACACCGACATTCTTTTATGGTATGGAACCCAGCGAAGAAATCTCGGCCGAGATTGACCCCGGCAAGACCTTGGAAATCCGGATGCAGGCGGCGTCAGATACCAACGAGGATGGCGAGGTCAAAGTGTTCTTTGAACTGAATGGCCAACCCCGTGTGATCCGCACGCCGAACCGTCTGGTCAAAGCCACCACTGCCAAGCGCCCCAAGGCCGAGGCAGGCAATGACAATCACATCGGCGCGCCGATGCCGGGGGTTGTCGCTTCGGTGGGTGCTCTTGTGGGCCAAAAGGTGCGCGCGGGCGATCTGTTGTTGACCATTGAGGCGATGAAGATGGAAACCGGCATCCATGCAGAGCGTGATGCGGTGGTCAAGGCCGTCCATGTGACCGCAGGTGCGCAGATTGATGCAAAGGATCTGCTGGTCGAGTTGGAGTGA
- a CDS encoding LysR family transcriptional regulator — protein sequence MDWSKISFDWNRARAFLVTAEEGSLSAAARALGLAQPTLGRQVSALEEELGVALFERAGRGLVPTPAGLEMLEHVRNMGEAAYGLSRIASGQAHSIEGPVSITASEVTSAYVLPPILADLRRTYPGIRVEVVASNALRDLRRREADIALRHVAPDDPDLIARKLRPGVARLYAAQSYLDRAGPFDTPAQLAQADFVGFDDNQSFLEGLNAYGVPILAQQFIASSGSHLVQWQMVQQGIGVGVMAERIGDDTAGMARIATWLEPFRYDAWLVAHRELRTSRRLRIVFDFLAKSMA from the coding sequence ATGGATTGGAGCAAAATATCATTCGATTGGAACCGCGCGCGGGCGTTCCTCGTCACGGCTGAGGAAGGGTCGCTGTCTGCGGCCGCGCGGGCGCTGGGGTTGGCGCAGCCGACGCTGGGCCGTCAGGTGAGCGCGCTTGAAGAAGAACTTGGCGTGGCGTTGTTTGAGCGGGCCGGGCGCGGATTGGTGCCAACCCCGGCGGGGCTCGAAATGTTGGAGCATGTGCGCAACATGGGTGAGGCGGCCTATGGCCTGTCCCGCATCGCGTCAGGACAGGCGCATTCCATTGAGGGGCCGGTCAGCATCACAGCGAGCGAGGTGACCTCGGCCTATGTGCTGCCACCGATACTGGCCGATCTGCGCCGCACCTATCCCGGCATTCGGGTTGAGGTGGTGGCGAGCAATGCGTTGCGTGACCTGCGCCGCCGTGAGGCAGACATCGCACTGCGCCATGTGGCCCCTGATGACCCGGATTTGATCGCCCGCAAGCTGCGACCGGGGGTGGCTCGCCTTTATGCCGCACAAAGCTATCTCGATCGGGCGGGGCCTTTTGATACACCGGCACAATTGGCACAGGCGGACTTTGTCGGTTTTGATGATAACCAGTCTTTCCTGGAAGGGCTGAACGCATATGGGGTGCCGATTCTGGCGCAACAATTTATTGCAAGCTCAGGATCGCATCTGGTGCAATGGCAGATGGTGCAGCAGGGGATTGGCGTCGGCGTGATGGCCGAAAGGATTGGCGATGATACCGCGGGCATGGCCCGCATCGCCACGTGGCTTGAGCCGTTTCGCTATGACGCATGGCTGGTGGCGCACAGGGAATTGAGAACCTCACGGCGGCTTCGGATCGTGTTTGATTTTCTTGCGAAATCAATGGCCTGA
- a CDS encoding DUF4399 domain-containing protein produces MKQLILAATAGILFAGAAFADGHRNPAPDGAQAYIISPADGATVSNPVTIVFGLAGMGIAPAGTEMDNTGHHHLLINTDPGTLDLDSGLPATDQIVHFGGGQTQVTKELPAGTHTLQMLLGDWSHVPHDPPVMSEVVTITVN; encoded by the coding sequence ATGAAGCAGTTAATTTTAGCCGCGACAGCGGGGATCTTGTTTGCGGGAGCGGCCTTTGCGGACGGTCATCGCAACCCGGCACCGGATGGCGCGCAGGCCTATATCATCTCACCGGCGGATGGTGCGACGGTATCAAACCCTGTAACAATTGTTTTTGGACTTGCGGGCATGGGCATTGCGCCAGCTGGCACCGAAATGGACAACACCGGGCATCATCACCTGCTGATCAATACCGACCCAGGCACGCTGGACCTCGACTCTGGGCTGCCTGCAACCGACCAGATTGTCCATTTCGGTGGCGGTCAGACACAGGTGACCAAAGAACTGCCTGCAGGCACCCACACCCTGCAAATGCTGCTGGGCGACTGGAGCCACGTGCCGCACGATCCGCCGGTCATGAGTGAGGTCGTTACAATCACGGTGAACTAG
- a CDS encoding VOC family protein — MHLSALTLIVPDYDSAIAYYCDVMGFVLTEDIDQGRKRWVRVTPPGGGTGFILARADDPAQVAAIGNQGAGRVWLFLQTDDFAADHTRLIASGVQFEEEPRHEPYGTVAVFRDTFGNRWDLIGP, encoded by the coding sequence ATGCATCTGTCCGCCCTCACCCTGATCGTCCCCGATTATGATAGCGCGATTGCGTATTACTGCGATGTCATGGGCTTTGTCCTGACTGAGGACATTGATCAGGGCCGCAAGCGTTGGGTGCGGGTCACACCACCGGGCGGCGGCACCGGCTTCATTCTGGCACGCGCGGACGATCCAGCGCAGGTCGCCGCCATCGGCAATCAAGGTGCGGGCCGGGTCTGGCTTTTCCTGCAAACGGATGATTTTGCAGCGGATCATACCCGGCTCATAGCATCAGGCGTGCAGTTTGAAGAAGAGCCGCGCCATGAACCTTACGGCACCGTCGCCGTGTTTCGCGACACATTTGGCAACCGCTGGGATCTGATCGGCCCCTAG
- a CDS encoding DUF1127 domain-containing protein, producing MAYVNTTSATTTSFFARIGTAFDALATRYKQHRLYRETLDGLSALSNRELNDLGLNRYDLRRISWEAATR from the coding sequence ATGGCATACGTAAATACAACATCCGCAACGACAACATCCTTCTTTGCCCGCATCGGCACAGCCTTTGATGCTCTGGCAACCCGCTACAAGCAGCACCGGCTGTACCGCGAAACGCTCGATGGTTTGAGCGCGCTGTCCAACCGCGAACTGAATGATCTGGGCCTGAACCGCTACGATCTGCGCCGGATTTCCTGGGAAGCGGCAACACGCTGA
- a CDS encoding ATP-dependent helicase — MSSFDETGAFEGASLSARAMAARPQRYLEGLNPAQRAAVEQMDGPVLMLAGAGTGKTRALTARIVHLMAQGKARPNEVLAVTFTNKAAREMKNRVGQMMGQQVEGMPWLGTFHAICVKLLRRHAELVGLKSNFTILDTDDQLRLLKQLVAAENIDDKRWPARMLAGIIDGWKNRALTPEKVPAADAGFYNNRGTEIYDHYQRRLIELNAVDFGDLLLHMVTIFQTHPDVLAQYQRWFKYILVDEYQDTNVAQYLWLRLLAQGHKNICCVGDDDQSIYGWRGAEVGNILRFETDFPGAHVVKLEQNYRSTPHILAAASGVIAGNEGRLGKTLWTEQKEGEKVRLIGHWDGEEEARWVGDEVEALQRGTRGMKPLSLDAMAILVRASHQMRAFEDRFLTIGLPYRVIGGPRFYERLEIRDAMAYFRVVTSPDDDLAFERIVNTPKRGLGKIAIQKIQTTAREHGANLLEGARILLAHDGLGGKGGAQLRLLVDGIDRWHAMTRGPLRAVSNDDVIEDGPERLEYAPPETSHVELAQIILDESGYTGMWQNEKTPEAPGRLENLKELVKALEQFENLQGFLEHVSLIMDNEQDGDGEKVSIMTLHAAKGLEFPAVFLPGWEDGLFPSQRSMDESGIKGLEEERRLAYVGITRAEELCTISFVGNRMVFGQWQSAMPSRFIDELPEDHVEVLTPPGLYGGGFGAAMPKSTLHEAAAEANVYNSPGWRRLQARAGERGMSQPRETRNVTIDMTAVSSFVMGERVFHQKFGYGAVTGIEGDKLEVDFEKAGIKKIVSSYLTGCDDVPF; from the coding sequence ATGAGCAGTTTTGATGAAACCGGCGCCTTTGAAGGCGCATCCCTGTCCGCGCGTGCGATGGCCGCGCGGCCGCAACGTTATCTGGAGGGCTTGAATCCGGCGCAACGCGCCGCCGTTGAGCAGATGGATGGCCCGGTTCTGATGCTCGCCGGGGCCGGGACAGGAAAAACGCGTGCGCTCACGGCGCGGATTGTGCATTTGATGGCGCAGGGCAAGGCGCGCCCGAATGAAGTGCTGGCGGTGACATTCACCAACAAGGCTGCACGCGAGATGAAAAACCGGGTGGGTCAGATGATGGGCCAGCAGGTTGAGGGGATGCCTTGGCTTGGCACATTTCACGCGATTTGCGTGAAGTTGTTGCGGCGACATGCGGAATTGGTGGGGCTGAAATCGAATTTCACCATTCTGGATACGGATGATCAGCTGCGGCTGCTGAAGCAACTGGTGGCAGCAGAGAATATTGACGACAAACGCTGGCCTGCGCGAATGCTGGCGGGGATCATTGATGGCTGGAAGAACCGGGCGCTGACACCTGAAAAGGTGCCTGCGGCGGATGCGGGGTTTTATAACAACCGTGGGACCGAGATTTACGATCACTATCAGCGGCGGTTGATTGAACTCAACGCGGTCGATTTTGGCGATCTGTTGTTGCACATGGTCACGATTTTCCAGACCCACCCGGATGTGTTGGCGCAATACCAGCGTTGGTTCAAATACATTCTGGTGGACGAATACCAAGATACCAATGTGGCGCAATATCTGTGGCTGCGGTTGCTGGCGCAGGGGCACAAGAACATCTGCTGTGTCGGTGATGATGATCAGTCGATCTATGGCTGGCGCGGGGCGGAAGTGGGCAACATCCTGCGGTTCGAGACGGATTTTCCCGGCGCGCATGTGGTCAAGCTGGAGCAGAATTATCGTTCAACACCCCATATTCTGGCGGCTGCGTCGGGGGTGATTGCGGGCAATGAGGGGCGGCTGGGCAAGACCTTGTGGACCGAACAGAAGGAAGGCGAAAAGGTGCGTCTGATTGGCCATTGGGATGGCGAAGAAGAAGCGCGTTGGGTCGGTGATGAGGTCGAGGCACTGCAGCGCGGGACGCGGGGGATGAAACCGCTTTCGCTGGACGCGATGGCAATCCTCGTGCGGGCCTCCCACCAGATGCGGGCCTTTGAGGATCGGTTTTTGACGATTGGTCTGCCGTACCGTGTCATTGGCGGGCCGCGGTTCTATGAGCGGTTGGAAATCCGCGATGCGATGGCCTATTTCCGGGTCGTCACCAGCCCCGATGATGATCTCGCTTTTGAGCGAATTGTGAACACGCCCAAACGGGGGCTTGGTAAGATTGCAATACAAAAAATTCAAACCACTGCCCGCGAGCATGGCGCCAACCTGTTGGAGGGCGCGCGGATATTGCTGGCCCATGATGGCTTGGGCGGCAAAGGTGGCGCGCAGTTGCGGCTGTTGGTGGACGGGATTGACCGTTGGCATGCGATGACACGCGGGCCGTTGCGAGCGGTGTCGAACGACGATGTGATTGAGGATGGGCCAGAGCGGCTTGAATATGCGCCGCCCGAGACCAGCCATGTCGAACTGGCGCAGATCATTCTTGACGAAAGCGGCTATACCGGCATGTGGCAGAACGAAAAGACGCCAGAGGCACCGGGACGGCTGGAAAACCTGAAAGAACTGGTCAAGGCGCTTGAGCAGTTTGAGAATCTGCAAGGGTTCCTCGAACATGTCAGCCTGATCATGGACAATGAACAGGATGGTGACGGCGAAAAGGTTTCCATCATGACGCTGCATGCCGCCAAGGGGTTGGAGTTTCCGGCGGTGTTTCTGCCGGGGTGGGAGGATGGCCTGTTCCCCTCGCAACGGTCGATGGATGAAAGCGGCATCAAGGGATTGGAAGAAGAACGGCGGCTGGCCTATGTGGGCATCACCCGGGCCGAGGAGTTGTGCACGATTTCCTTTGTCGGCAACCGGATGGTGTTTGGACAATGGCAATCTGCGATGCCGTCTCGGTTTATTGATGAATTGCCCGAGGATCATGTCGAGGTCCTCACGCCGCCGGGCCTTTACGGTGGTGGATTTGGTGCCGCGATGCCAAAAAGCACGCTGCATGAGGCGGCGGCAGAGGCGAATGTCTACAACTCGCCGGGATGGCGGCGTTTGCAGGCGCGGGCCGGCGAACGGGGCATGAGCCAGCCACGCGAAACCCGCAACGTGACCATCGACATGACCGCCGTGAGCAGTTTCGTGATGGGCGAACGGGTTTTCCACCAGAAGTTCGGCTATGGCGCGGTGACGGGCATCGAGGGTGACAAACTTGAGGTCGATTTCGAAAAGGCCGGCATCAAAAAGATCGTGTCGAGCTATCTGACAGGATGTGACGACGTGCCTTTTTAA
- a CDS encoding Mrp/NBP35 family ATP-binding protein produces MSVTKADVEAALARVTLPDGKSLMAHDLVRALTVEGDKVRFVIEAPSADVAKQMGPLRDAAEKVVSDLPGVAQATVALTAHGPAPKPSAPPSLKIGGHPKPQEGPTKPSGVQRILAIGSGKGGVGKSTVSSNLAVALARAGRKVGLLDADIYGPSQPRMMGINKRPASPDGKTIIPLHAHGVTLMSIGFMMEEGKAIVWRGPMLMGALQQMLGQVEWGELDVLLVDLPPGTGDVQLTLCTKSDLTGAIVVSTPQDVALIDARKALDMFATLKTPVLGLIENMSTFVCPDCGSEHQIFGHGGVAAEAEKMGVPLLGSLPIDLDTRLAGDGGTPIAAGDGPMAQAYEKIAEGLIKGGMA; encoded by the coding sequence ATGTCCGTCACCAAAGCCGATGTTGAAGCTGCCCTTGCACGGGTTACTCTGCCGGATGGCAAAAGCCTGATGGCGCATGATCTGGTGCGGGCGCTGACGGTCGAGGGCGACAAAGTGCGATTCGTGATTGAAGCGCCGAGTGCTGACGTTGCCAAACAAATGGGACCCCTAAGGGATGCGGCGGAAAAGGTCGTATCGGACCTGCCTGGGGTCGCTCAGGCGACGGTTGCGCTGACGGCCCATGGGCCAGCGCCCAAACCATCCGCGCCGCCCAGCCTCAAGATTGGCGGCCATCCCAAACCGCAGGAGGGGCCAACCAAACCCAGCGGCGTCCAGCGTATTCTGGCAATCGGGTCGGGCAAAGGCGGCGTAGGCAAGTCCACCGTCAGCTCAAACCTTGCCGTGGCCCTGGCGCGGGCAGGGCGCAAGGTGGGCCTGTTGGATGCCGACATCTACGGGCCGTCACAGCCCCGCATGATGGGCATTAACAAACGGCCTGCCAGTCCGGATGGGAAAACGATCATCCCGCTGCATGCGCATGGCGTCACGCTGATGTCCATCGGGTTCATGATGGAAGAGGGCAAGGCCATTGTCTGGCGCGGTCCGATGTTGATGGGCGCGCTGCAACAGATGCTGGGGCAGGTTGAATGGGGCGAATTGGATGTGCTGCTGGTCGATCTGCCCCCCGGTACCGGGGATGTGCAGCTGACCTTGTGCACCAAGTCGGACCTGACCGGCGCGATTGTGGTCAGCACACCCCAAGACGTGGCGTTGATTGATGCCCGCAAGGCGCTGGATATGTTCGCAACGCTCAAAACGCCGGTTCTGGGGTTGATCGAGAATATGTCGACGTTTGTGTGCCCCGATTGCGGGTCCGAACATCAGATCTTTGGTCATGGCGGTGTCGCGGCTGAGGCCGAAAAAATGGGGGTGCCGCTGTTGGGCAGTCTGCCGATCGATCTGGATACCCGGTTGGCCGGCGACGGTGGCACGCCCATCGCTGCAGGCGACGGGCCCATGGCGCAAGCATATGAAAAGATTGCCGAAGGATTGATTAAGGGTGGGATGGCTTGA